From one Haloferax marinisediminis genomic stretch:
- a CDS encoding ArsR family transcriptional regulator: MKLAVPTDFDILEALSDGRRNTAVNLSYILDKNRSYINTRLPILADYGLLERVGPAPKSGLYEITEKGVVVTENRDQYRTDGVDFDELVASELRARTDDADE; the protein is encoded by the coding sequence ATGAAGTTGGCCGTCCCAACTGACTTCGATATACTGGAGGCGCTCTCCGACGGGAGGCGGAACACAGCCGTCAACCTCTCGTATATCCTCGACAAGAACCGCTCGTACATCAACACACGATTGCCGATACTGGCAGACTACGGACTGCTGGAGCGAGTCGGGCCCGCTCCGAAGTCCGGACTGTACGAGATTACAGAGAAAGGAGTCGTGGTCACCGAGAATCGTGACCAGTACCGAACTGACGGCGTCGATTTCGACGAACTCGTCGCGTCCGAACTCAGGGCACGGACCGACGACGCTGACGAATAG
- the arcS gene encoding archaeosine synthase subunit alpha, translating to MTDYFEVHARDGAARIGELRLSDSVTTPATVDDVLEDTGSLWAAERELPEGSEDVLTVLPHRSLPAGSADEVRESFSVDYPDVDYPSVATVTADTAADYGADAYILSDAQGFVGHARAFRDNIVEAKSNLPADTALMLSGVATPRNVSLLVYAGVDLVDEKRARARGLEGFYLTTDGEYFLEDLDEFPCACAACQKPVAEFTRADAADHNANALNAELARVRRRIRDGRLRDYIEGQARHNQWLTALFRRFDQQYSYMEERIPVIRDSELMAASEESIDRVEIQRFADRVTSRYTNRFDNPLVLLPCSAKKPYSESQSHRQFHEAVQYRAHMVSMTSPIGVVPQELELTYPAQHYDSVVTGDWSEDEKSFVAEVLRRYLTRNDYSRIIAHVPPGAYTEIVERVEADLDLDVEYTVSEHPTTTESIGNLMRTLDGEPKFSRDEREHNVVKALADYQLGPEAGDALFENVELEMTSRYPKLQVWNGDGEQLATMVPQYGVLSFTLEGAKVWRDSDAPTKTVEIDGFVPHGSVLAPGVVDADDDIRPGDEVIVEGPKAFAIGRAEMSGTEMVDSTRGIGVEIRHVEEK from the coding sequence ATGACCGACTACTTCGAGGTTCACGCGCGCGACGGCGCCGCCCGAATCGGGGAGCTACGCCTCTCCGACTCGGTGACGACGCCAGCAACCGTGGACGACGTTCTCGAGGACACTGGAAGCCTCTGGGCGGCGGAACGCGAGCTGCCGGAGGGGTCCGAAGACGTGCTGACCGTCCTCCCACACCGTTCGCTCCCCGCCGGCAGTGCAGACGAAGTCCGGGAGTCGTTCTCGGTGGACTACCCCGACGTGGACTATCCCTCTGTTGCCACCGTCACCGCGGACACCGCCGCCGACTACGGCGCAGACGCGTACATCCTCTCCGACGCACAGGGATTCGTTGGCCACGCACGTGCGTTCCGTGACAACATCGTCGAGGCAAAGTCGAACCTCCCGGCCGACACCGCACTGATGCTCTCCGGTGTCGCAACTCCCCGAAACGTCTCGTTGCTCGTCTACGCTGGTGTCGACCTCGTCGACGAGAAACGAGCGCGAGCACGCGGACTCGAAGGATTCTACCTCACGACTGACGGCGAGTACTTCCTCGAAGACCTCGACGAATTCCCGTGTGCGTGTGCAGCGTGTCAGAAGCCTGTTGCCGAGTTCACTCGTGCCGACGCTGCCGACCACAACGCGAACGCCCTCAACGCAGAACTCGCTCGTGTTCGGCGTCGCATCCGTGATGGCCGGCTCCGTGACTACATCGAGGGTCAGGCCCGTCACAATCAGTGGTTGACGGCTCTGTTCCGTCGGTTCGACCAGCAGTACTCGTACATGGAAGAACGGATTCCCGTCATCCGTGATTCGGAACTCATGGCGGCGTCCGAGGAGTCCATCGACCGAGTGGAGATTCAGCGGTTTGCCGACCGTGTGACGTCTCGCTACACGAACCGCTTCGACAACCCACTCGTCTTGCTGCCGTGTTCGGCGAAGAAGCCCTACAGTGAGTCGCAGAGTCACCGCCAGTTCCACGAGGCCGTCCAGTACCGGGCACACATGGTGTCGATGACCTCGCCAATCGGCGTCGTCCCGCAGGAGTTAGAACTGACTTACCCTGCACAGCACTACGACTCGGTCGTCACCGGCGACTGGTCCGAAGACGAGAAGTCGTTCGTCGCCGAGGTCCTGCGTCGATACCTCACTCGCAACGACTACTCGCGCATCATCGCCCACGTTCCGCCGGGCGCGTACACTGAAATCGTCGAACGGGTCGAAGCCGACCTCGACCTCGACGTCGAGTACACCGTCTCCGAGCATCCGACGACGACCGAATCCATCGGCAACCTCATGCGGACGCTCGACGGCGAACCGAAGTTCTCGCGAGATGAACGCGAACACAACGTCGTGAAAGCACTCGCAGACTACCAACTCGGGCCAGAGGCTGGTGACGCGCTCTTCGAGAACGTCGAACTGGAGATGACGAGTCGGTACCCCAAGCTTCAGGTGTGGAACGGCGACGGCGAGCAGTTAGCGACCATGGTACCGCAGTACGGTGTCCTCTCGTTCACACTGGAAGGGGCGAAAGTCTGGCGCGACAGCGACGCGCCGACGAAGACCGTCGAAATCGACGGGTTCGTCCCGCACGGGTCGGTCCTCGCACCGGGTGTCGTCGACGCTGACGACGACATCCGACCGGGTGACGAAGTCATCGTCGAGGGTCCCAAAGCGTTCGCAATCGGCCGTGCCGAGATGAGTGGGACCGAGATGGTCGACTCGACGCGTGGAATCGGCGTCGAGATTCGCCACGTCGAAGAGAAATAG
- a CDS encoding TraB/GumN family protein, giving the protein MTVEELSLGVPKPIIDALPESDGTAAQDMQKAVEGLETRLNRAILNAESEADAAEYVVDAIERLEDHYEKYDEFVPELRAWGQSPIYAIAWRNLQGDLILQLQEYDWLKPHIDRERNLRMVEDGIRFGKR; this is encoded by the coding sequence ATGACTGTGGAAGAACTCTCGCTTGGTGTCCCGAAACCGATTATCGATGCGCTCCCCGAGTCCGATGGAACGGCTGCACAAGACATGCAGAAAGCCGTCGAAGGGCTCGAAACGCGGTTGAATCGCGCGATTTTGAACGCCGAGTCGGAGGCAGACGCCGCAGAGTACGTCGTCGACGCCATCGAACGCCTCGAAGACCACTACGAGAAGTACGACGAGTTCGTCCCCGAACTCCGCGCGTGGGGACAGTCGCCGATTTACGCCATCGCGTGGCGCAATCTCCAGGGCGACCTCATCTTGCAGTTGCAGGAGTACGACTGGCTGAAGCCACACATCGACCGTGAGCGGAACCTCCGAATGGTCGAAGACGGAATCCGCTTCGGAAAGCGCTGA